From the Amycolatopsis thermoflava N1165 genome, one window contains:
- a CDS encoding LysR substrate-binding domain-containing protein has product MAESFTLGYVPGVTPGKWVRIWAERSPGVPLELVQVTAAEAAGRVRDRELDAVLLRLPTDRDGLHAIPLYTETTVVVVPKDHLVAAADEITADDLADELVLHPLDDTLDWAHPPGKPALERPATTGDAIELVAAGVGVLVVPQSLARLHHRRDLTYRPVTGVPQSRVALSWPEDETTEEMELFIGIVRGRTVNSTRGRPPAPKQSKAKRPAEERKPAQRRNQPRRPTRRGKPKRR; this is encoded by the coding sequence GTGGCAGAGTCCTTCACGCTCGGGTACGTGCCCGGGGTGACGCCCGGCAAGTGGGTGCGGATCTGGGCGGAGCGCAGCCCCGGCGTCCCGCTGGAGCTGGTGCAGGTCACCGCCGCGGAGGCGGCCGGACGGGTCCGCGACCGCGAGCTCGACGCTGTGCTGCTGCGCCTGCCCACCGACCGCGACGGCCTGCACGCCATCCCCCTCTACACCGAGACGACGGTCGTGGTCGTGCCGAAGGACCACCTGGTGGCCGCCGCGGACGAGATCACCGCCGACGACCTCGCCGACGAGCTGGTGCTGCACCCGCTCGACGACACCCTGGACTGGGCGCACCCGCCCGGCAAGCCGGCCCTCGAGCGCCCCGCCACCACCGGCGACGCGATCGAACTCGTCGCGGCCGGCGTCGGGGTGCTGGTGGTGCCCCAGTCGCTCGCGCGGCTGCACCACCGGCGGGACCTGACGTACCGGCCGGTCACCGGCGTCCCCCAGTCGCGGGTCGCGCTGTCCTGGCCGGAGGACGAGACGACCGAGGAGATGGAGCTGTTCATCGGCATCGTCCGCGGCCGCACGGTCAACAGCACCCGCGGACGGCCGCCCGCGCCGAAGCAGTCCAAGGCGAAGCGCCCGGCGGAGGAGCGCAAGCCGGCGCAGCGCCGGAACCAGCCGCGCCGCCCCACCCGGCGCGGCAAACCCAAACGGCGGTGA
- a CDS encoding TfoX/Sxy family protein — translation MAYDHELADRVRELLSGVDGVREKRMFGGLAFLVHGNMAVAASSEGGLLVRVEPDEGERLLGEGVQPMVMRGREMRGWLRVDAAVVGTAPRLREWVTRGVSYAAALPAKD, via the coding sequence ATGGCCTACGACCACGAACTCGCCGACCGCGTCCGGGAACTGCTGTCCGGTGTGGACGGTGTGCGGGAGAAGCGGATGTTCGGCGGGCTGGCGTTCCTCGTCCACGGCAACATGGCCGTCGCGGCCAGTTCGGAAGGCGGCCTGCTGGTGCGCGTCGAGCCGGACGAGGGTGAGCGCCTCCTCGGCGAGGGCGTCCAGCCGATGGTGATGCGCGGCCGCGAGATGCGCGGATGGCTCCGGGTGGACGCCGCCGTCGTCGGCACCGCGCCGCGGCTGCGCGAGTGGGTGACGCGGGGCGTGTCCTACGCGGCCGCGCTGCCCGCCAAGGACTGA
- a CDS encoding DUF899 domain-containing protein, which produces MRTPPIVSRQEWQAAWEELLVKEKELTRAKDAMAAARRRMPWTEVDRDYRFDGPDGPVDLLGLFDGRRQLIVYRAFLEPGVHGWPDHACVGCSMVADQVAHLAHLNARDTTLVFASRAPQPDIARVKARMGWTMPWYTILDDFDADFGVAEYHGTNAFIRDGDRVFRTYFVNNRGDEAMGGTWSYLDITALGRQETWEDSPEDYPQTPPYEWWHWHDDYPARQPSA; this is translated from the coding sequence ATGAGGACACCCCCGATCGTCTCGCGACAGGAGTGGCAGGCCGCGTGGGAGGAGCTCCTGGTCAAGGAGAAGGAGCTGACCCGCGCCAAGGACGCGATGGCCGCCGCGCGCCGTCGCATGCCGTGGACCGAAGTGGACCGGGACTACCGGTTCGACGGCCCGGACGGGCCGGTGGACCTGCTCGGCCTGTTCGACGGGCGCCGCCAGCTGATCGTCTACCGGGCGTTCCTCGAACCCGGCGTGCACGGCTGGCCCGACCACGCCTGCGTCGGCTGCTCGATGGTGGCCGACCAGGTCGCGCACCTCGCCCACCTGAACGCCCGCGACACCACGCTGGTGTTCGCCTCGCGCGCGCCGCAGCCCGACATCGCGCGGGTCAAGGCGCGGATGGGCTGGACGATGCCCTGGTACACCATCCTGGACGACTTCGACGCCGACTTCGGGGTGGCCGAATACCACGGCACCAACGCCTTCATCCGCGACGGCGACCGCGTGTTCCGCACCTACTTCGTCAACAACCGCGGCGACGAGGCGATGGGCGGCACCTGGAGCTACCTCGACATCACGGCGCTGGGCAGGCAGGAGACGTGGGAGGACTCGCCGGAGGACTATCCGCAGACGCCGCCCTACGAGTGGTGGCACTGGCACGACGACTACCCGGCCCGCCAGCCGTCCGCCTGA
- a CDS encoding Rieske (2Fe-2S) protein: MRIVVSRLDDFPPGERRIVQAGRRSIGVFRVGDRFYALNNHCPHQGGPLCLGATQPWLTSAAPGEVRQDDGDSLVACPWHGWEYDLETGQSFLGPDEPPARTYDVSVERGKNGRIPGPYVAETYPVHVEDAYVVVDTSGGARPGDKGGDR; this comes from the coding sequence ATGAGGATCGTGGTGTCCCGGCTCGACGACTTCCCGCCGGGAGAGCGCCGGATCGTGCAGGCCGGCCGGCGGTCGATCGGGGTTTTCCGGGTCGGAGACCGTTTCTACGCACTGAACAACCACTGCCCGCACCAGGGCGGCCCGCTCTGCCTCGGGGCCACCCAGCCGTGGCTGACCTCCGCCGCGCCCGGTGAGGTCCGGCAGGACGACGGCGACTCGCTCGTCGCCTGCCCCTGGCACGGCTGGGAGTACGACCTCGAAACCGGGCAGTCGTTCCTCGGGCCGGACGAACCGCCCGCCCGCACCTACGACGTGTCGGTCGAGCGCGGCAAGAACGGGCGCATCCCCGGCCCGTACGTCGCCGAGACGTACCCGGTGCACGTGGAGGACGCCTACGTGGTCGTGGACACCAGCGGCGGAGCACGCCCTGGCGACAAGGGAGGTGACCGGTGA
- a CDS encoding DUF1905 domain-containing protein: MDILFDAELWVWDARRADTWTFVSLPADASDEISDLTEGSRPGFGSVRVRARVGATTWTTSVFPDKARGCYVLPVKRAVREAEGLHPGDTTAVTLEVLTRPA; this comes from the coding sequence GTGGACATCCTCTTCGACGCGGAGCTCTGGGTGTGGGACGCGCGGCGCGCCGACACCTGGACGTTCGTGAGCCTGCCCGCCGACGCCTCGGACGAGATCAGCGACCTCACCGAGGGCAGCCGCCCGGGCTTCGGGTCCGTGCGGGTGCGCGCCCGGGTCGGCGCGACCACGTGGACGACCTCGGTCTTCCCGGACAAGGCGCGCGGCTGCTACGTGCTGCCGGTCAAACGCGCCGTCCGGGAAGCCGAGGGCCTGCACCCGGGCGACACCACGGCCGTCACCCTCGAAGTCCTCACGAGGCCGGCGTGA
- a CDS encoding alpha/beta fold hydrolase, translating into MITHQFIGAAGTRIHAEVTGPARAPEVVCVHGLGCSHRYFRPLARTLGERLRVSAPDLPGFGRTPGPRQALDVRGLSTALAEWLRETGRGGSVLVANSAGCQIVVDLAVHAPELLGPVVLIGPSTDRTAPSLVRQLGRLVADAPRERPSLLVVLAWDYLVCGPRRLVATARHLRDDPVEAKLPHVTTPAVVVRGSRDPIASRAWARQMAARLPAGRYVEVPGHAHALNHSAPVEVAALVESLVGSAPG; encoded by the coding sequence GTGATCACGCACCAGTTCATCGGCGCGGCCGGCACCCGGATCCACGCAGAGGTGACCGGGCCGGCGCGCGCGCCGGAGGTGGTGTGCGTGCACGGGCTGGGCTGCTCGCACCGGTACTTCCGGCCGCTGGCGCGCACGCTCGGGGAGCGCCTGCGGGTGAGCGCGCCGGACCTGCCGGGTTTCGGCCGCACGCCGGGGCCGCGCCAGGCGCTGGACGTGCGCGGGTTGTCGACGGCGCTGGCGGAGTGGTTGCGCGAGACCGGCCGGGGCGGCTCGGTCCTGGTGGCGAACTCGGCGGGGTGCCAGATCGTGGTGGACCTGGCCGTGCACGCGCCGGAGCTGCTCGGCCCGGTGGTGCTGATCGGCCCGAGCACCGACCGGACGGCGCCGTCGCTGGTGCGCCAGCTCGGCAGGCTCGTCGCCGACGCGCCGCGGGAACGGCCGTCGCTGCTGGTCGTGCTCGCGTGGGACTACCTGGTGTGCGGACCGCGGCGGCTGGTCGCCACCGCCCGGCACCTGCGTGACGACCCCGTCGAGGCGAAGCTGCCGCACGTGACCACCCCGGCGGTGGTCGTGCGCGGCAGCCGGGACCCGATCGCGTCCCGGGCGTGGGCGCGGCAGATGGCGGCGCGACTGCCCGCCGGCCGGTACGTGGAGGTCCCCGGCCACGCGCACGCGCTGAACCATTCGGCGCCGGTGGAGGTGGCGGCGCTGGTCGAGTCTCTGGTGGGAAGTGCGCCGGGTTGA
- a CDS encoding amidohydrolase family protein: protein MTSTAVAGRPGSAPGRTGYTIVDTDIHPAAPAAAIRERLPEKHRARWDLFGSRVPGPPEIYPRVRNAGFRLDSWPADGPPGSDLGMIRDQLLDEFGVTHGILIPLQSHSWGAEEPEYAAALCRALNEWQIDTLLDPEPRLRGSIAIPIEAPDLAAEEIRRHAGDPRFVQVLLSTGGELGFGRRRYWPIYEAAAEAGLPVAAHTGGLEMHRGAGWPSFYLEEHVWNGNLMAAFVTGMLCEGVLDRLPDLKVICVEGGIAWAAPLMWALDDAWEQLRGDVPHLVKPPSEYIRERFWFTTQPIEEPDDPRDLDKALAHLSMDERIMFASDYPHWDFDSPRHAPRLFPAALREGVMGVNACRLYGLPEAS from the coding sequence GTGACCAGCACAGCCGTCGCCGGGCGGCCCGGCAGCGCGCCGGGCCGCACCGGCTACACCATCGTCGACACCGACATCCATCCGGCGGCCCCGGCCGCCGCCATCCGGGAGCGGCTGCCGGAGAAGCACCGCGCGCGGTGGGACCTGTTCGGCAGCCGGGTGCCGGGCCCGCCGGAGATCTACCCGCGGGTCCGCAACGCGGGCTTCCGGCTGGACTCCTGGCCCGCGGACGGGCCGCCGGGCAGCGACCTGGGGATGATCCGGGACCAGCTGCTCGACGAGTTCGGCGTCACCCACGGCATCCTGATTCCGCTGCAGAGCCACAGCTGGGGCGCCGAGGAACCGGAGTACGCGGCCGCGCTGTGCCGGGCGCTCAACGAGTGGCAGATCGACACGCTGCTCGACCCGGAACCGCGGCTGCGCGGGTCGATCGCCATCCCGATCGAGGCGCCGGACCTCGCGGCCGAGGAGATCCGGCGGCACGCCGGCGACCCGCGGTTCGTGCAGGTGCTGCTGTCCACCGGCGGGGAGCTCGGGTTCGGGCGGCGCCGGTACTGGCCGATCTACGAGGCCGCGGCCGAGGCCGGGCTGCCGGTCGCCGCGCACACCGGCGGGCTGGAGATGCACCGCGGCGCCGGGTGGCCGTCGTTCTACCTCGAAGAGCACGTGTGGAACGGCAACCTGATGGCCGCGTTCGTCACCGGGATGCTCTGCGAAGGCGTCCTGGACCGGCTGCCGGACCTGAAGGTGATCTGCGTGGAGGGCGGCATCGCCTGGGCCGCGCCGCTGATGTGGGCGCTGGACGACGCGTGGGAGCAGCTGCGCGGCGACGTGCCGCACCTGGTCAAGCCGCCGTCGGAGTACATCCGCGAGCGGTTCTGGTTCACCACGCAGCCGATCGAGGAGCCCGACGACCCGCGCGACCTCGACAAGGCGCTGGCCCACCTTTCGATGGACGAGCGGATCATGTTCGCCTCCGACTACCCGCACTGGGACTTCGACTCCCCGCGGCACGCGCCGCGCCTGTTCCCCGCGGCGCTGCGCGAAGGCGTCATGGGCGTCAACGCGTGCCGGCTCTACGGTCTGCCGGAGGCCTCATGA
- a CDS encoding SRPBCC domain-containing protein — MAFPDRIERVVELGHPPSKVWAALTTAEGLGTWFGQEASIDLRPGGAGELKWDNGFRQYLRVERVEEPRVFGFTWRIYGLPDDDPRRTYVEFTLEPDGEGTRLTVVETGFAQLPDDTHREAFGGNTGGWARELDDLAGYLDAA, encoded by the coding sequence ATGGCGTTCCCGGACCGGATCGAGCGCGTCGTCGAGCTCGGCCACCCGCCGTCAAAGGTGTGGGCCGCGCTCACCACCGCCGAGGGGCTCGGCACCTGGTTCGGCCAGGAGGCGTCGATCGACCTGCGGCCCGGTGGCGCGGGGGAGCTGAAGTGGGACAACGGTTTCCGCCAGTACCTGCGCGTCGAGCGGGTCGAGGAGCCGCGTGTCTTCGGCTTCACCTGGCGGATCTACGGCCTGCCCGACGACGACCCGCGCCGGACCTACGTGGAGTTCACCCTCGAACCGGACGGCGAAGGCACGCGGCTCACCGTCGTGGAGACCGGGTTCGCCCAGCTGCCGGACGACACGCACCGTGAGGCGTTCGGCGGCAACACCGGGGGCTGGGCGCGGGAACTGGACGATCTGGCCGGCTACCTCGATGCAGCGTGA
- a CDS encoding amidohydrolase family protein: MTAAVGTTRIDAEIHCGPSSLNDLVPYLEPYWRGYVLEGGLMLSPHQGGAYPPAAPTSATPAARAAGLTPAHDAAAVRAGLLDGLRAAILVCTTSFHCNRNPYYEAALTRAVNDWLIEEWLSTDDRLRASMVVPTLDAEAAVAEIERIGDHPGIVQVLLPVRTDAPWGNKRHRPILRAAAERGLVVGLHAWGRIGNAPTSTGLTHTYLEDYVGNSQMLVQAQLTSLVAEGVFAELPELRVALLECGFSWLPALLWRFDKDWKGVWREVPWLGAKPSEVVARHIRLTTAPAQLPRDPAQVREVLDMVGAGSMLMHASDHPHDHGGSGQRLLDALTPAEAESVLAGNAAAWYGI; this comes from the coding sequence ATGACCGCCGCGGTCGGCACCACCCGCATCGACGCCGAGATCCACTGTGGACCGTCGTCGCTGAACGACCTGGTGCCCTACCTGGAACCCTACTGGCGCGGCTACGTGCTGGAGGGCGGGCTGATGCTGTCCCCGCACCAGGGCGGCGCCTATCCCCCGGCGGCGCCCACCAGCGCCACCCCGGCCGCGCGGGCCGCGGGCCTGACCCCCGCCCACGACGCGGCGGCGGTGCGGGCCGGCCTGCTCGACGGGCTGCGGGCGGCGATCCTGGTGTGCACGACGTCGTTCCACTGCAACCGCAACCCCTACTACGAAGCGGCGCTCACCCGCGCTGTCAACGACTGGCTGATCGAGGAGTGGTTGAGCACCGACGACCGCCTGCGCGCCAGCATGGTGGTGCCGACGCTGGACGCCGAAGCCGCCGTCGCCGAGATCGAACGGATCGGCGACCACCCCGGGATCGTGCAGGTGCTGCTGCCGGTGCGCACGGACGCGCCGTGGGGCAACAAGCGGCACCGGCCGATCCTGCGGGCCGCCGCCGAACGCGGCCTGGTGGTCGGCCTGCACGCGTGGGGCCGGATCGGGAACGCGCCCACCAGCACCGGCCTGACCCACACCTACCTCGAGGACTACGTGGGCAACTCGCAGATGCTCGTGCAGGCCCAGCTCACCAGCCTGGTCGCCGAAGGTGTCTTCGCGGAACTGCCGGAACTGCGGGTCGCCCTGCTGGAGTGCGGGTTCTCCTGGCTGCCCGCGCTGCTGTGGCGGTTCGACAAGGACTGGAAGGGCGTGTGGCGCGAGGTGCCGTGGCTGGGCGCGAAACCGTCTGAGGTGGTGGCGCGGCACATCCGGCTGACCACCGCGCCCGCGCAGCTGCCGCGGGACCCCGCGCAGGTGCGGGAGGTGCTGGACATGGTCGGCGCCGGCTCGATGCTGATGCACGCCAGCGACCACCCGCACGACCACGGCGGCAGCGGGCAGCGGCTGCTCGACGCGCTGACCCCGGCCGAGGCGGAGTCGGTGCTCGCCGGCAACGCCGCGGCCTGGTACGGGATCTGA
- a CDS encoding ArsR/SmtB family transcription factor: MQRDAEAVAEQVFAALADPTRRAILAELAAQGPATATDLAGRLPITRQGVAKHLALLAEAGLVTAEPGERRRVRYRVRTAPMQVAQQFLAALARDWDNPLAKLRDHLGGTA; encoded by the coding sequence ATGCAGCGTGATGCCGAGGCCGTCGCCGAGCAGGTCTTCGCCGCGCTGGCCGATCCGACGCGGCGGGCGATCCTGGCCGAGCTGGCCGCGCAGGGCCCGGCCACGGCCACCGACCTCGCCGGCCGCCTGCCGATCACCCGGCAGGGTGTCGCCAAGCACCTCGCCCTGCTCGCCGAGGCCGGGCTCGTCACGGCCGAGCCGGGCGAGCGGCGGCGGGTCCGCTACCGCGTCCGGACGGCCCCGATGCAGGTGGCGCAACAGTTCCTGGCCGCGCTCGCCCGAGACTGGGACAACCCGCTCGCGAAACTGCGCGACCACCTTGGCGGCACAGCGTGA
- a CDS encoding LysR family transcriptional regulator, protein MSLASLDLNLLVFLRELLRERNVTRAAERVGVSQPTASAALSRLRRHFDDQLLIRSRGSYVLSPLAAQLAGQVEPLCASLERLFATTPGFDPESSEREFTLLMPDYVLAAYGEQLSAAMYAAGPNIRMHVRVVRERLPADIPEALRVIDAMICAAKPELHAPGINSLELFRDRWVCVVSADNPVGDRLELSDLERLPWVVPHHPDGGYPATSPLGPLMAKLSTRPRVAVRVDSYQATPYFIAGTDRIAVMQRRLTRYLAGRSDLRILECPGDPPPIVEIMWWDERKEHDEAHRWLRQVARQAALRSAGL, encoded by the coding sequence TTGTCGTTGGCGAGTCTGGACCTGAACCTCCTGGTGTTCCTGCGTGAACTGCTGCGCGAGCGCAACGTGACCCGCGCGGCCGAGCGGGTGGGCGTGAGCCAGCCGACGGCCAGCGCGGCGCTGTCCCGGCTGCGCCGCCACTTCGACGACCAGCTGCTGATCCGGTCCCGCGGCTCGTACGTGCTGTCCCCGCTTGCGGCGCAGCTGGCCGGCCAGGTTGAGCCGTTGTGCGCCAGCCTGGAGCGGTTGTTCGCCACCACGCCGGGGTTCGACCCGGAGTCCTCGGAGCGCGAGTTCACCCTGCTGATGCCGGACTACGTGCTCGCCGCCTACGGGGAGCAGCTGTCGGCGGCGATGTACGCCGCGGGGCCGAACATCCGGATGCACGTGCGGGTGGTGCGGGAGCGGCTGCCCGCCGACATCCCGGAGGCGCTTCGGGTCATCGACGCGATGATCTGCGCCGCCAAGCCCGAGCTGCACGCGCCCGGGATCAACTCGCTGGAGCTGTTCCGGGACCGCTGGGTGTGCGTGGTGTCGGCCGACAACCCGGTCGGCGACCGGCTGGAGCTGTCCGACCTGGAGCGGCTGCCGTGGGTGGTGCCGCACCACCCGGACGGCGGTTATCCGGCCACGTCGCCGCTGGGGCCGCTGATGGCGAAGCTGTCCACGCGCCCGCGGGTGGCGGTGCGGGTGGACAGCTACCAGGCGACGCCGTACTTCATCGCCGGGACCGACCGGATCGCGGTCATGCAGCGGCGGCTGACGCGTTACCTGGCAGGCCGGTCGGACCTGCGGATCCTGGAGTGCCCCGGCGACCCGCCGCCCATCGTGGAGATCATGTGGTGGGACGAGCGCAAGGAACACGACGAGGCGCACCGCTGGCTGCGGCAGGTGGCCCGGCAGGCGGCGCTGCGGTCGGCGGGGCTGTGA
- a CDS encoding 2Fe-2S iron-sulfur cluster-binding protein codes for MTFAVSVGGRRVDCEPGQTLLEAFLRGGVWMPNSCNQGTCGTCKLQVLSGEVDHGAAPEDTLSAEERAAGLALACQARPLADTEVRSTADAGRVTHPLRDLTATVLEVADIARDTRRVLLGLAEPLAFEAGQYVELVVPGSGARRQYSLANTADEDKVLELHVRRVPGGIATDGWLFDGLAAGDRVEASGPLGDFRLPPPEEDDGGPMVLIGGGTGLAPLVGIARTALARHPSREVLLYHGVRGVADLYDLGRFAEIAEQHPGFRFVPVLSDEPDPAYRSGFPTDAFVEDVPSGRGWSGWLCGPPAMVEAGVKAFKRRRMSPRRIHREKFTPAS; via the coding sequence GTGACGTTCGCGGTCAGCGTCGGGGGCAGGCGGGTCGACTGCGAGCCCGGCCAGACCCTGCTCGAGGCGTTCCTGCGCGGCGGGGTGTGGATGCCCAACTCGTGCAACCAGGGCACCTGCGGCACCTGCAAGCTCCAGGTGCTCTCCGGCGAGGTCGACCACGGCGCCGCGCCGGAGGACACCCTCAGCGCCGAGGAACGCGCGGCCGGACTGGCGCTCGCCTGCCAGGCCCGGCCGCTCGCCGACACGGAGGTGCGCAGCACCGCCGACGCCGGGCGCGTCACGCACCCGCTGCGCGACCTGACGGCCACGGTGCTGGAGGTCGCCGACATCGCGCGGGACACCCGCCGGGTGCTGCTGGGCCTGGCCGAGCCGCTGGCGTTCGAGGCCGGGCAGTACGTGGAGCTGGTCGTGCCCGGCTCCGGCGCGCGCCGGCAGTACTCGCTGGCCAACACGGCCGACGAGGACAAGGTGCTGGAGCTGCACGTCCGGCGCGTGCCCGGCGGGATCGCCACCGACGGCTGGCTCTTCGACGGGCTCGCCGCCGGCGACCGGGTCGAGGCGTCCGGCCCGCTGGGCGACTTCCGCCTGCCGCCGCCGGAGGAGGACGACGGCGGCCCGATGGTGCTCATCGGCGGCGGCACCGGGCTGGCGCCGCTGGTCGGCATCGCCCGCACCGCGCTGGCCCGGCACCCCTCGCGCGAGGTGCTGCTGTACCACGGGGTGCGCGGCGTGGCGGACCTGTACGACCTCGGCCGGTTCGCCGAGATCGCGGAGCAGCACCCGGGTTTCCGGTTCGTGCCCGTGCTGTCGGACGAGCCGGATCCGGCGTACCGCAGCGGTTTCCCGACCGACGCGTTCGTCGAGGACGTTCCCAGTGGACGTGGCTGGTCCGGGTGGCTGTGCGGCCCGCCGGCGATGGTGGAGGCCGGGGTCAAGGCGTTCAAACGGCGCCGCATGTCGCCGCGGCGGATCCACCGGGAGAAGTTCACGCCGGCCTCGTGA
- a CDS encoding TMEM175 family protein, giving the protein MSGRPRPAERLVFFSDAVVAIAMTLLVLPLVDSVPGLLDDGRPAAAAISENGWEITSFLLTFVVIARQWLSHHHLFEQIRYVDVVLMWLNIAWLLTVAVLPFPTELTGAYGADRFAVLFYIGTVLANTLCLTAMTLYVRRTRGLAHDASVIDGRWVFGSVGASVALVLAFALSALVPAAGYYSLLLLFVPPQLARFRYR; this is encoded by the coding sequence GTGAGCGGCCGGCCGCGACCAGCCGAGCGGCTCGTCTTCTTCTCCGACGCCGTGGTCGCGATCGCGATGACGCTCCTGGTGCTTCCCCTCGTCGACTCGGTGCCCGGATTGCTGGACGACGGGCGGCCCGCGGCCGCGGCGATCAGCGAGAACGGCTGGGAGATCACCAGCTTCCTGCTCACCTTCGTGGTGATCGCCCGCCAGTGGCTGAGCCACCACCACCTGTTCGAGCAGATCCGGTACGTCGACGTGGTCCTGATGTGGCTGAACATCGCGTGGCTGCTGACCGTCGCGGTGCTGCCGTTCCCGACCGAACTGACCGGCGCCTACGGCGCGGACCGGTTCGCGGTGTTGTTCTACATCGGCACGGTGCTGGCCAACACGCTGTGCCTCACGGCGATGACGCTGTACGTCCGGCGCACCCGCGGCCTGGCCCACGACGCCTCGGTGATCGACGGGCGCTGGGTGTTCGGCTCGGTGGGCGCCTCCGTCGCCCTGGTCCTGGCGTTCGCGCTGTCCGCGCTGGTGCCCGCCGCCGGCTACTACTCGCTGCTGCTGTTGTTCGTCCCGCCGCAGCTGGCCCGGTTCCGCTACCGCTGA
- a CDS encoding alpha/beta fold hydrolase has translation MFDGFTCQDVATPAGGRVRVRVGGSGPPVLLLHGYPQTSAMWHLVAPELARDHTVVAADLPGYGDSVAPGDEVAAFGKRAMARELVSVMGRLGFRRFAVAGHDRGGRCAYRLALDHPDAVTALAVLDILPTADVLATVDAEFARSAWHWFFLAQPGDLPERLIAADPDAFFLRGADGIFGEAALRAYRAAYRRPSVVHAMCQDYRAGATVDRADDEADRGRRRIACPTLVLWGAAGPLGRTDDVLAVWRPWAPRLTGLALDCGHYLAEERPAETAGALREFLSATRQDP, from the coding sequence GTGTTCGACGGGTTCACCTGCCAGGACGTGGCGACGCCCGCGGGCGGGCGCGTCCGGGTGCGCGTCGGCGGCAGCGGCCCGCCGGTGCTGTTGCTGCACGGCTACCCGCAGACCTCGGCCATGTGGCACCTGGTCGCGCCCGAGCTGGCCCGGGACCACACGGTGGTCGCCGCGGACCTGCCCGGTTACGGGGACAGCGTGGCGCCGGGCGACGAGGTGGCGGCGTTCGGCAAGCGGGCGATGGCGCGCGAGCTGGTCTCGGTGATGGGCCGGCTCGGGTTCCGCCGCTTCGCCGTCGCCGGGCACGACCGGGGTGGGCGCTGCGCCTACCGGCTCGCGCTCGACCACCCGGACGCGGTGACCGCGCTGGCCGTGCTGGACATCCTGCCCACGGCCGACGTGCTGGCCACGGTGGACGCGGAGTTCGCCAGGTCGGCGTGGCACTGGTTCTTCCTCGCCCAGCCGGGTGACCTGCCGGAGCGGCTGATCGCGGCCGACCCGGACGCGTTCTTCCTGCGCGGCGCGGACGGGATCTTCGGCGAGGCCGCGCTGCGCGCCTACCGGGCGGCCTACCGGCGGCCGTCGGTCGTGCACGCGATGTGCCAGGACTACCGCGCGGGCGCCACGGTGGACCGGGCCGACGACGAAGCCGACCGGGGCCGCCGGCGGATCGCCTGCCCCACGCTGGTGCTGTGGGGCGCGGCCGGACCACTCGGGAGGACCGATGACGTGCTCGCCGTGTGGCGGCCGTGGGCCCCGCGGCTCACCGGGCTGGCGCTGGACTGCGGCCACTACCTCGCCGAGGAGCGTCCCGCCGAGACCGCCGGGGCGTTGCGGGAGTTCCTTTCCGCCACACGACAAGATCCTTGA